From Cellulomonas fimi ATCC 484, a single genomic window includes:
- a CDS encoding carbonic anhydrase, with amino-acid sequence MPVPQTLTPAEAWSALRDGNARFVRGEMEHPSQGIDRRTEVSTAQYPFAVIFGCSDSRVAAEIIFDQGLGDVFVVRTAGHVLDTTVIGSIEYGVEVLGASLVVVLGHDSCGAVAAATAALTDGELPRGFVRAVVDRVIPSIVNLTGDGGIGSVDAATLGHEHVRHTVQMLQGYSGSLAEAIAEGRCAIVGLEYTLADGQVHLTESVGDIG; translated from the coding sequence GTGCCGGTGCCTCAGACCCTCACCCCCGCCGAAGCCTGGTCCGCGCTGCGCGACGGGAACGCCCGGTTCGTCCGCGGCGAGATGGAGCACCCGTCGCAAGGCATCGACCGCCGGACCGAGGTGTCGACCGCGCAGTACCCGTTCGCCGTGATCTTCGGCTGCTCGGACTCCCGGGTCGCCGCCGAGATCATCTTCGACCAGGGCCTCGGCGACGTGTTCGTCGTGCGCACCGCCGGCCACGTGCTCGACACGACCGTCATCGGGTCGATCGAGTACGGCGTCGAGGTGCTCGGCGCGTCGCTCGTCGTCGTCCTCGGTCACGACTCGTGCGGTGCCGTCGCCGCCGCGACCGCCGCGCTCACCGACGGCGAGCTGCCGCGTGGGTTCGTGCGCGCCGTCGTCGACCGCGTCATCCCGTCGATCGTCAACCTCACGGGCGACGGCGGCATCGGCTCCGTCGACGCCGCGACCCTCGGCCACGAGCACGTGCGGCACACCGTCCAGATGCTGCAGGGCTACTCGGGGTCGCTCGCGGAGGCGATCGCCGAGGGCCGCTGCGCGATCGTCGGCCTGGAGTACACGCTCGCCGACGGCCAGGTGCACCTCACGGAGTCGGTCGGCGACATCGGCTGA
- a CDS encoding DUF2087 domain-containing protein yields MDAVAHDPRSAADVSVCPAERFLENGRLVRTPRRQDDRLMLLEHLVSRLLAPGEAAEERAFTARLAEVTADPVRLRRDLVEAGLVGRRQDGSQYWRERPTIHDDEPGARPSPEDSWL; encoded by the coding sequence ATGGACGCCGTCGCGCACGACCCACGCTCCGCCGCTGACGTCAGCGTCTGCCCGGCCGAGCGGTTCCTCGAGAACGGCCGGCTGGTGCGCACGCCGCGCCGTCAGGACGACCGGCTCATGCTCCTCGAGCACCTCGTCTCGCGCCTGCTCGCCCCCGGCGAGGCCGCCGAGGAGCGCGCGTTCACCGCGCGCCTCGCGGAGGTCACCGCCGACCCGGTCCGCCTGCGCCGCGACCTCGTCGAGGCCGGGCTCGTCGGCCGACGGCAGGACGGAAGCCAGTACTGGCGCGAACGCCCGACGATCCACGACGACGAGCCGGGCGCCCGCCCCAGCCCCGAGGACTCCTGGCTCTGA
- a CDS encoding ABC transporter ATP-binding protein, translated as MHLVADDVYVRYRKTSRDVLAGACLRVAQGETIAVLGPSGSGKSTLLSVLGGLVAPTRGSAHLDHAERQSLRDVTAWVLQTVNVLPERSALDNAAIAGLTRGMSHAAARKEAQVRLSDVGLGDRLDDAAKVLSGGELQRVVIARALMSARPFILADEPTGQLDRATSDIVLDALFHSAAGAAVVVVTHDRAVAERCNRVVRIHDGVVRPA; from the coding sequence GTGCACCTCGTAGCCGACGACGTCTACGTCCGCTACCGCAAGACGAGCCGAGACGTACTAGCAGGAGCGTGCCTGCGCGTTGCGCAGGGGGAGACCATCGCCGTCCTCGGGCCGTCAGGTTCCGGCAAGTCGACTCTTCTCTCCGTGCTCGGGGGCCTCGTAGCGCCGACACGCGGAAGCGCCCACCTGGATCACGCGGAACGACAGTCCCTGCGGGACGTCACGGCGTGGGTGCTCCAGACCGTCAACGTGCTCCCTGAGCGGTCCGCGCTGGACAACGCAGCCATCGCCGGCCTCACGCGAGGCATGAGCCACGCCGCAGCCAGGAAAGAGGCCCAGGTACGGCTGTCGGACGTCGGCCTCGGGGATCGCCTCGACGACGCGGCCAAGGTCCTGTCCGGCGGGGAGCTGCAGCGCGTCGTCATCGCGCGCGCCCTCATGTCGGCGCGACCATTCATCCTCGCCGACGAACCGACAGGGCAGCTCGACCGCGCGACCTCCGACATCGTCCTGGACGCACTCTTCCACTCTGCCGCAGGAGCAGCGGTGGTGGTCGTGACGCACGACCGAGCCGTAGCCGAGCGATGCAACCGGGTGGTCCGGATCCACGACGGCGTGGTCAGGCCCGCGTGA
- a CDS encoding dihydrofolate reductase family protein, translating to MRTVYAFVFVSLDGYVATPDGGTDWFVTDDELERYSAGQGEHIDTIVMGRRTFELMASYWPTPEAHAADPVVAAFMCDLPKVVASRTLTSHPWGPTTFVADDVAGRLRDLKDRPGKQIAVFGSSALVASLLPTGVVDEVRVLLQPVVLGAGVRFLDGAPHGTTLERLDVRTFGNGSTLLTYRPVPTT from the coding sequence ATGCGCACCGTCTACGCCTTCGTCTTCGTCTCGCTCGACGGCTACGTCGCCACGCCCGACGGCGGCACCGACTGGTTCGTCACCGACGACGAGCTCGAGCGGTACTCCGCCGGTCAGGGCGAGCACATCGACACGATCGTGATGGGCCGGCGGACGTTCGAGCTCATGGCGTCCTACTGGCCGACGCCCGAGGCGCACGCCGCCGACCCCGTCGTCGCCGCGTTCATGTGCGACCTGCCGAAGGTCGTCGCGTCCCGCACGCTCACCTCGCACCCGTGGGGGCCGACGACGTTCGTCGCGGACGACGTCGCCGGACGGCTGCGGGACCTCAAGGACCGGCCGGGCAAGCAGATCGCCGTCTTCGGGTCCTCCGCGCTCGTCGCGTCCCTGCTGCCGACCGGGGTCGTCGACGAGGTGCGCGTGCTCCTGCAGCCGGTGGTCCTCGGTGCCGGGGTGCGGTTCCTCGACGGCGCGCCGCACGGCACGACGCTCGAGCGCCTCGACGTCCGCACGTTCGGCAACGGAAGCACCCTGCTCACCTACCGCCCCGTGCCGACGACCTGA
- a CDS encoding DHA2 family efflux MFS transporter permease subunit, with product MTTEQPRALVDLHGRSPWSILPPLCLGFFMIMLDTTIVNIAVPTLVRELDASLTEVGWVNSAYLLTFAVLLLVSGRLGDRFGPRPVFVVGLVVFTLASLACGLSGSVEALIVARAVQGVGGALMTPQTMSMITRVFPPARRGAAMGVWGAVAGVATITGPVLGGLLVETVGWEWIFYVNVPVGVVALWLAVRRLPVLATHARTFDGVGVVLSVVGMFLLVFGLQEGETFDWGTVVGPITVWSMIVAGVVVLVAFVLWQRHLGDDALMPLRLFHARNFSLSNVAGFAVTFAMTGIFFPFTIFAQLVLGLSPLHAALVGLGGSLLSGIVAPVAGRLSDRFPAKWIVATGFAVLVVVVVWLSAVIRPDVPVWQLVLPMTVFGIGTGLLFSPLAAAATAGLDQRNAGAGAGAFNTNRQIGGVIGSAAVVAMLTSRLGVAIPAAAQDAAVDLPEQARAPFLDGFAQIDPSRWSAGDGASATPALPDSVPADVARQITDAATQAVHAGFSTAVAQTLLLTAVVLALGLVASLAMRALRPAQHVPAPAPGAGAPAAGASVPATRP from the coding sequence ATGACCACCGAGCAGCCCCGCGCGCTCGTCGACCTGCACGGGCGCAGCCCGTGGAGCATCCTGCCCCCGCTGTGCCTCGGCTTCTTCATGATCATGCTCGACACCACCATCGTGAACATCGCCGTGCCGACCCTCGTCCGCGAGCTCGACGCGAGCCTCACCGAGGTGGGCTGGGTCAACAGCGCCTACCTGCTGACGTTCGCGGTGCTGCTGCTCGTGTCCGGCCGCCTCGGCGACCGGTTCGGTCCGCGGCCGGTGTTCGTCGTCGGCCTCGTCGTGTTCACGCTCGCGTCGCTCGCGTGCGGCCTGTCCGGGTCGGTCGAGGCGCTGATCGTCGCGCGCGCCGTGCAGGGTGTCGGCGGTGCGCTCATGACGCCGCAGACGATGTCGATGATCACGCGCGTCTTCCCGCCCGCGCGCCGCGGCGCGGCGATGGGCGTGTGGGGTGCGGTCGCGGGCGTCGCGACGATCACGGGTCCCGTCCTCGGCGGGTTGCTCGTCGAGACGGTCGGCTGGGAGTGGATCTTCTACGTCAACGTGCCCGTCGGCGTCGTCGCGCTGTGGCTCGCCGTGCGCCGGCTGCCCGTCCTCGCGACGCACGCGCGCACGTTCGACGGCGTCGGCGTCGTGCTGTCCGTCGTCGGCATGTTCCTGCTGGTGTTCGGCCTGCAGGAGGGCGAGACGTTCGACTGGGGCACGGTCGTGGGCCCGATCACCGTGTGGTCGATGATCGTCGCGGGCGTCGTCGTGCTGGTCGCGTTCGTGCTGTGGCAGCGCCACCTCGGCGACGACGCGCTCATGCCGCTGCGCCTCTTCCACGCCCGCAACTTCTCGCTGTCCAACGTCGCCGGGTTCGCGGTGACCTTCGCGATGACCGGGATCTTCTTCCCGTTCACGATCTTCGCGCAGCTCGTCCTGGGTCTGTCCCCGCTGCACGCGGCGCTCGTCGGGCTCGGCGGGTCGCTGCTCTCCGGCATCGTGGCGCCCGTGGCCGGCCGGCTGTCCGACCGGTTCCCCGCGAAGTGGATCGTCGCCACGGGGTTCGCGGTGCTCGTCGTCGTGGTCGTCTGGCTGTCCGCCGTGATCCGCCCCGACGTCCCGGTCTGGCAGCTCGTGCTGCCGATGACGGTGTTCGGCATCGGCACGGGCCTGCTGTTCTCGCCGCTCGCTGCCGCCGCGACCGCCGGGCTCGACCAGCGCAACGCGGGTGCGGGTGCGGGCGCGTTCAACACGAACCGGCAGATCGGCGGCGTCATCGGCTCCGCCGCGGTCGTCGCGATGCTCACCTCGCGGCTGGGCGTCGCCATCCCCGCCGCGGCGCAGGACGCAGCCGTCGACCTTCCCGAGCAGGCGCGCGCCCCGTTCCTCGACGGGTTCGCGCAGATCGACCCGAGCCGCTGGTCCGCCGGGGACGGCGCGTCGGCGACGCCGGCCCTGCCCGACTCCGTGCCGGCCGACGTGGCGCGCCAGATCACCGACGCCGCCACGCAGGCCGTGCACGCGGGCTTCTCGACGGCCGTCGCGCAGACGCTCCTGCTCACCGCGGTCGTGCTCGCGCTCGGGCTCGTCGCGTCGCTCGCGATGCGTGCCCTGCGGCCCGCGCAGCACGTCCCGGCACCCGCGCCGGGTGCGGGCGCACCGGCGGCGGGCGCGTCGGTGCCGGCGACCCGACCCTGA
- a CDS encoding carbohydrate ABC transporter permease — MTTQATAPATAEGREEARRIKALRSDRARAESRLGWMLAGPAFVVMLAVTLYPILQATYDSLFRYRLTAPDDREFVGLANYGVVLSDPVWWQAFGVTALITVITVAVELVLGFALALVMHRAIKRLRGLLRTAILVPYGIITVVSAFAWFYAFDINSGYVNQWFAWVPGIDENLNWFAEFGTAVFVIIASEIWKTTPFISLLLLAGLAQVPTELDEAAEVDGATWWQRLQRVTLPNMKAAIMVAVLFRALDAFRIFDNVFIMTNGSAGTTVLSLLAYRTSIGRLEIGLGSAISVLLFVAVIGICWIAIKLFKVDLAGARGER, encoded by the coding sequence ATGACGACACAGGCGACCGCCCCGGCGACGGCCGAGGGGCGTGAGGAGGCGCGGCGGATCAAGGCGCTGCGCAGCGACCGCGCACGCGCGGAGTCGCGGCTCGGCTGGATGCTCGCCGGCCCGGCGTTCGTCGTCATGCTGGCGGTGACGCTGTACCCGATCCTGCAGGCCACCTACGACTCGCTGTTCCGGTACCGGCTCACGGCCCCGGACGACCGCGAGTTCGTCGGGCTCGCCAACTACGGCGTGGTCCTGTCGGACCCGGTGTGGTGGCAGGCGTTCGGCGTGACGGCCCTCATCACGGTGATCACCGTGGCCGTGGAGCTCGTGCTCGGCTTCGCGCTCGCGCTCGTCATGCACCGGGCGATCAAGCGGCTGCGGGGCCTGCTGCGCACGGCGATCCTCGTGCCGTACGGCATCATCACCGTCGTCTCGGCGTTCGCGTGGTTCTACGCCTTCGACATCAACTCCGGCTACGTCAACCAGTGGTTCGCCTGGGTCCCGGGGATCGACGAGAACCTCAACTGGTTCGCGGAGTTCGGCACGGCGGTGTTCGTCATCATCGCCTCCGAGATCTGGAAGACCACGCCGTTCATCTCGCTGCTCCTGCTGGCCGGCCTCGCGCAGGTGCCGACCGAGCTCGACGAGGCCGCCGAGGTCGACGGCGCGACGTGGTGGCAGCGGCTGCAGCGCGTGACGCTGCCGAACATGAAGGCCGCGATCATGGTCGCCGTCCTGTTCCGGGCCCTCGACGCGTTCCGCATCTTCGACAACGTCTTCATCATGACGAACGGCTCCGCGGGGACCACGGTCCTGTCGCTGCTGGCGTACCGGACGTCGATCGGACGCCTCGAGATCGGGCTCGGGTCCGCGATCTCCGTGCTCCTGTTCGTCGCCGTGATCGGCATCTGCTGGATCGCGATCAAGCTGTTCAAGGTCGATCTCGCCGGCGCGAGGGGGGAGCGGTGA
- a CDS encoding peptidoglycan-binding domain-containing protein: protein MRSRTASGRGATPVWLVLATLLLAPLLVVGGWWFVAATENPTAAAALVKPVIVPVELHDVRAETTVGVRVDDVAGREAAVAVAGTVTGETRPGQELDDGVEVLRVDDHPVRAMVSDAPLWRVLRPGDQGEDVARLQRFLTGLGLYDGRADGRFGSALGRAVARFNADAGRGSTKTDFDPGTVVWVGPDPLEVAEPLVSVGSSVAPGTPIVRGPARPGVVVVAEPQGGIGAVGRFGAAATLSVGHAAVAYVPGSGAISAPEAVDAIRAALAPAVEGTARVTAAEPVTVVMVPASALVQGLDGSLCVYEDPDSAPIAVEPVGGGVGWTHLPATVRIDRVLANPGRALPDSPCTS from the coding sequence GTGAGGTCACGGACGGCGTCGGGCCGCGGGGCGACGCCGGTCTGGTTGGTACTGGCGACCTTGCTCCTGGCTCCCTTGCTGGTGGTGGGGGGCTGGTGGTTCGTCGCGGCGACGGAGAACCCGACAGCCGCGGCCGCACTCGTCAAGCCCGTGATCGTTCCCGTCGAGCTCCACGACGTACGCGCCGAGACGACAGTCGGCGTTCGGGTCGACGACGTCGCGGGCCGGGAGGCCGCCGTCGCCGTGGCAGGCACCGTGACCGGGGAGACGCGCCCCGGCCAGGAGCTCGACGACGGCGTCGAGGTCCTCCGCGTCGACGACCATCCGGTCCGCGCCATGGTTTCGGACGCACCACTGTGGCGGGTGCTCCGTCCGGGAGACCAGGGCGAGGACGTCGCTCGGCTTCAACGGTTCCTCACGGGACTCGGACTTTACGACGGCCGCGCCGACGGTCGCTTCGGAAGCGCTCTGGGTCGCGCCGTCGCCAGGTTCAACGCCGACGCAGGACGCGGTAGCACCAAGACGGACTTCGACCCGGGTACGGTCGTCTGGGTCGGGCCGGACCCCCTGGAGGTCGCCGAGCCACTCGTGTCCGTCGGGTCGTCCGTCGCGCCTGGCACACCAATCGTCCGCGGGCCCGCTCGACCTGGCGTTGTCGTCGTCGCCGAGCCGCAAGGCGGGATCGGCGCGGTCGGGCGCTTCGGCGCCGCGGCGACACTCTCCGTCGGTCACGCCGCCGTCGCGTACGTCCCTGGATCCGGGGCCATCAGCGCGCCCGAGGCGGTGGACGCGATCCGCGCAGCACTTGCGCCGGCGGTCGAAGGAACGGCGCGCGTGACAGCGGCTGAACCCGTGACGGTCGTGATGGTGCCGGCGTCGGCGCTGGTCCAGGGTCTCGACGGCTCGCTCTGCGTCTATGAGGACCCGGACTCAGCGCCCATCGCGGTCGAGCCCGTGGGTGGCGGGGTCGGGTGGACCCACCTGCCGGCGACCGTGCGAATCGATCGCGTGCTCGCGAACCCCGGTCGAGCATTGCCGGACAGCCCGTGCACCTCGTAG
- a CDS encoding carbohydrate ABC transporter permease: MTTRMKVGWAVITVLVLVYALFPVLSILATSFKLPSELNLGTFLPAHWTWTNYEQILGPEGSARDLFLPSLRNSIGISLIATAIAVVLATLAAYAIARLDFPGKRLILTTALGVSIFPVISIVTPLFNLWRNIGLYDTWAGLIIPYLSLTLPISIWTLAAFFRQIPWELEQAAQVDGATTWQAFRKAIVPLAAPGVFTTALIAFFIAWNDFVYGISLTSTSRARPVPAALAFFTGASQFEEPTGAISAAAVVVTIPVVILVLLFQRQIVAGLTQGAVKG; the protein is encoded by the coding sequence ATGACGACGCGCATGAAGGTCGGCTGGGCCGTCATCACGGTCCTCGTCCTCGTCTACGCGCTGTTCCCGGTGCTGTCGATCCTCGCGACGTCCTTCAAGCTCCCGAGCGAGCTCAACCTCGGCACGTTCCTGCCGGCGCACTGGACGTGGACGAACTACGAGCAGATCCTCGGGCCCGAGGGCTCGGCACGGGACCTGTTCCTGCCGTCGCTGCGCAACTCGATCGGCATCTCGCTCATCGCGACGGCGATCGCGGTCGTGCTCGCGACGCTCGCCGCGTACGCGATCGCGCGGCTCGACTTCCCCGGCAAGCGGCTCATCCTCACCACGGCGCTCGGGGTGTCGATCTTCCCCGTCATCTCCATCGTCACGCCGCTGTTCAACCTGTGGCGCAACATCGGCCTGTACGACACGTGGGCGGGCCTCATCATCCCGTACCTGTCGCTCACCCTCCCGATCTCCATCTGGACGCTCGCCGCGTTCTTCCGGCAGATCCCGTGGGAGCTCGAGCAGGCCGCCCAGGTCGACGGGGCGACCACCTGGCAGGCGTTCCGCAAGGCGATCGTCCCGCTCGCCGCCCCCGGCGTGTTCACCACCGCGCTCATCGCGTTCTTCATCGCGTGGAACGACTTCGTCTACGGCATCTCGCTCACCTCGACGAGCCGCGCGCGCCCCGTGCCCGCCGCGCTCGCGTTCTTCACCGGCGCCTCGCAGTTCGAGGAGCCGACCGGCGCCATCTCGGCGGCGGCGGTGGTCGTCACCATCCCCGTCGTCATCCTCGTCCTGCTGTTCCAGCGTCAGATCGTCGCGGGCCTGACCCAGGGTGCGGTCAAGGGCTGA
- a CDS encoding sugar ABC transporter substrate-binding protein, with protein sequence MAVLAPLAACAAESGPPVLTWYINPDDGGQAEIARRCTDEAGGEYRIEVSVLPRDAASQREQLARRLAAKDSSIDLMSLDPPFIPELAEPGFLAPIPQDVAERVSQNVVQGALDGATWKDELVTVPFWANTQLLWYRKSVAQAAGLDPATTPVTWEQVMEAARSQDKYLSVQGTKAESLTVWINALVESAGGHVLENPEAPADEIQLGLDTDAGRAAADIIGTIGRDALAGPALPTEDENASMSIFQGESGSFMVNWPFVWPATKSAVEDGAIDQAVLDDFGWALYPQVTAGTESRPPYGGINLGVGAFSRYVDQAFAAAECIVQPDNQVYYFVENGNPPSNTTAFDAPEVLEAFPMADVIRQSLEQAAPRPQTPYYNEVSSGLQETWHPPSAVDPERTPQESTDFITAVLRGDQLL encoded by the coding sequence ATGGCCGTGCTCGCGCCGCTGGCGGCGTGCGCGGCGGAGTCGGGCCCTCCGGTCCTCACCTGGTACATCAACCCCGACGACGGCGGCCAGGCGGAGATCGCGCGCCGCTGCACCGACGAGGCGGGCGGCGAGTACCGCATCGAGGTGTCGGTCCTGCCGCGCGACGCGGCGTCGCAGCGCGAGCAGCTCGCCCGCCGCCTGGCGGCCAAGGACTCGTCGATCGACCTCATGAGCCTCGACCCGCCGTTCATCCCCGAGCTCGCCGAGCCGGGGTTCCTCGCACCGATCCCGCAGGACGTCGCCGAGCGGGTCTCGCAGAACGTCGTGCAGGGCGCGCTCGACGGCGCGACGTGGAAGGACGAGCTCGTCACCGTCCCGTTCTGGGCGAACACGCAGCTGCTCTGGTACCGCAAGTCGGTCGCGCAGGCGGCCGGACTCGACCCGGCGACGACGCCGGTGACGTGGGAGCAGGTCATGGAGGCCGCACGCTCCCAGGACAAGTACCTGAGCGTGCAGGGCACCAAGGCGGAGTCGCTGACGGTGTGGATCAACGCGCTCGTCGAGTCGGCGGGCGGGCACGTGCTGGAGAACCCCGAGGCGCCGGCCGACGAGATCCAGCTCGGCCTCGACACCGACGCGGGGAGGGCGGCGGCCGACATCATCGGCACGATCGGCCGCGACGCCCTCGCGGGCCCCGCGCTCCCGACCGAGGACGAGAACGCGTCGATGTCGATCTTCCAGGGGGAGAGCGGCTCGTTCATGGTCAACTGGCCGTTCGTCTGGCCGGCGACGAAGTCCGCCGTCGAGGACGGCGCGATCGACCAGGCCGTGCTCGACGACTTCGGCTGGGCCCTGTACCCGCAGGTCACCGCGGGCACCGAGTCGCGTCCTCCGTACGGCGGGATCAACCTCGGCGTCGGCGCGTTCAGCCGGTACGTCGACCAGGCGTTCGCCGCGGCCGAGTGCATCGTCCAGCCGGACAACCAGGTCTACTACTTCGTCGAGAACGGCAACCCGCCGTCCAACACGACCGCGTTCGACGCCCCCGAGGTCCTCGAGGCGTTCCCGATGGCGGACGTCATCCGGCAGTCGCTCGAGCAGGCCGCACCCCGGCCGCAGACGCCGTACTACAACGAGGTGTCGTCGGGGCTGCAGGAGACGTGGCACCCGCCGTCGGCCGTGGACCCGGAGCGCACGCCGCAGGAGTCCACCGACTTCATCACCGCGGTCCTGCGCGGCGACCAGCTGCTGTGA
- a CDS encoding PadR family transcriptional regulator, with translation MAELSAVAVLVLGLLRERPRHPYDVFQTLVERGDARLVRVNPGAVYHAVERLERDGLVAAVGTERCGNRPERTTYRLTTTGRDAYEQRLASFLGDEHPVHPVFPVGLAEAVDLPRTVVVDALSRRRAREAERLARLEDAYDQVRADGLPRRYLLDVEHDVAHLRHEVAWLDATLAELADDTLDWGAPFPADFARARHARRAATLAAPAAPATH, from the coding sequence ATGGCCGAGCTGTCCGCCGTGGCCGTCCTCGTGCTCGGCCTCCTGCGCGAGCGCCCGCGACACCCCTACGACGTCTTCCAGACGCTCGTGGAGCGCGGCGACGCGCGCCTCGTCCGCGTCAACCCCGGCGCCGTCTACCACGCCGTCGAGCGCCTGGAACGCGACGGCCTCGTCGCGGCCGTCGGCACCGAACGCTGCGGCAACCGGCCCGAGCGCACCACCTACCGGCTCACCACGACCGGCCGCGACGCGTACGAGCAGCGGCTCGCGAGCTTCCTCGGCGACGAGCACCCGGTGCACCCCGTCTTCCCCGTCGGACTCGCCGAGGCCGTCGACCTGCCCCGCACGGTCGTCGTCGACGCGCTGAGCCGGCGCCGCGCCCGGGAGGCCGAGCGCCTGGCCCGGCTGGAGGACGCGTACGACCAGGTGCGCGCCGACGGGCTCCCGCGCCGCTACCTCCTCGACGTCGAGCACGACGTCGCCCACCTGCGGCACGAGGTCGCGTGGCTCGACGCCACGCTCGCCGAGCTCGCCGACGACACCCTCGACTGGGGCGCACCGTTCCCCGCCGACTTCGCCCGCGCCCGCCACGCCCGGCGCGCGGCCACCCTCGCCGCCCCGGCGGCACCCGCCACGCACTGA
- a CDS encoding class II fumarate hydratase, whose translation MTSAPVTGTTTSPEFRIEHDTMGEVRVPAAALYRAQTQRAVENFPISGSTLERGHIEALARIKKAAARANAELGVLEQDVADAIVSAADEVASGVHDAHFPVDVYQTGSGTSSNMNTNEVLATLATRVLGRDVHPNDHVNASQSSNDVFPTSVHVAATAGVVRDLVPALEHLAAALQEKADAWATVVKSGRTHLMDATPVTLGQEFGGYAAAIRYGVERVQAALPRAAEVPLGGTAVGTGINTPAGFPQRVIALLREDTGLPLTEARDHFEAQSSRDGLVELSGALRTIAVSLTKICNDLRWMGSGPNTGLGEIAIPDLQPGSSIMPGKVNPVIPEAVLMVGARVVGNDATVAWAGASGSFELNVQIPVIASAVLESVRLLANASRVLADKTVAGLVANEERARAFAESSPSIVTPLNRVIGYEAAAKIAKHAVKQGVTIRQAVVDLGYVERGEVTEEQLDAALDVLSMTRPPQA comes from the coding sequence ATGACTTCCGCACCTGTCACGGGCACGACGACGTCGCCCGAGTTCCGGATCGAGCACGACACGATGGGCGAGGTCCGCGTCCCCGCGGCGGCCCTGTACCGCGCGCAGACGCAGCGGGCGGTGGAGAACTTCCCGATCTCCGGCAGCACGCTCGAGCGCGGGCACATCGAGGCGCTCGCCCGCATCAAGAAGGCCGCTGCCCGGGCGAACGCCGAGCTGGGCGTGCTCGAGCAGGACGTGGCCGACGCGATCGTCAGCGCCGCCGACGAGGTCGCGTCCGGCGTGCACGACGCGCACTTCCCCGTGGACGTGTACCAGACGGGCTCGGGCACGAGCTCGAACATGAACACCAACGAGGTGCTCGCGACCCTCGCCACGCGGGTCCTGGGGCGCGACGTGCACCCGAACGACCACGTCAACGCGTCGCAGTCGTCGAACGACGTGTTCCCGACGTCGGTGCACGTGGCGGCCACCGCGGGCGTCGTGCGCGACCTGGTCCCGGCGCTGGAGCACCTGGCCGCGGCGCTGCAGGAGAAGGCCGACGCGTGGGCGACGGTCGTGAAGTCGGGCCGCACGCACCTCATGGACGCGACGCCGGTCACGCTCGGCCAGGAGTTCGGCGGGTACGCCGCGGCGATCCGGTACGGCGTCGAGCGCGTGCAGGCGGCCCTCCCCCGCGCGGCCGAGGTGCCCCTGGGTGGCACCGCCGTGGGCACGGGCATCAACACCCCGGCGGGCTTCCCGCAGCGCGTCATCGCGCTGCTGCGCGAGGACACCGGGCTGCCGCTGACGGAGGCGCGCGACCACTTCGAGGCGCAGTCGTCGCGCGACGGGCTCGTCGAGCTGTCCGGCGCGCTGCGCACCATCGCGGTGAGCCTGACGAAGATCTGCAACGACCTGCGCTGGATGGGGTCCGGCCCGAACACGGGACTCGGCGAGATCGCGATCCCCGACCTGCAGCCCGGGTCGTCGATCATGCCCGGCAAGGTCAACCCCGTGATCCCCGAGGCGGTGCTCATGGTCGGCGCGCGGGTCGTCGGCAACGACGCCACCGTCGCGTGGGCCGGCGCGTCGGGCTCGTTCGAGCTCAACGTGCAGATCCCCGTCATCGCGTCCGCGGTGCTCGAGTCGGTCCGGCTGCTCGCCAACGCGAGCCGCGTGCTCGCGGACAAGACCGTCGCGGGGCTCGTCGCGAACGAGGAGCGCGCGCGGGCCTTCGCCGAGTCGTCGCCGTCGATCGTCACGCCGCTCAACCGCGTCATCGGCTACGAGGCCGCCGCGAAGATCGCCAAGCACGCCGTCAAGCAGGGCGTCACGATCCGCCAGGCCGTCGTCGACCTCGGCTACGTCGAGCGCGGCGAGGTCACCGAGGAGCAGCTCGACGCGGCCCTCGACGTGCTGAGCATGACGCGCCCGCCGCAGGCCTGA